A part of Terriglobus roseus genomic DNA contains:
- a CDS encoding MFS transporter, with translation MRKPLLALAVAAFGIGTTEFIIMGLLPDLARDFHVSIPKAGTLVSAYALAVTIGSPLLVLALAKVDRKNALILLMTLFILGNTACALAPTFGLLLTARILTALMHGSFFGIGSIVASNVVPRDQRARAVAIMFSGLTLANVLGVPAGTALGQAFGWRAAFVAIVPIGLIAAIGVWRLVPHQHSEPVHLKHELKSVMRRGVLTTLAISTLSSVSMFCILTYITPILEDVTHISPHGVTGVLVLFGVSITVGNLLGGVMADWKGIQAVAFGFLALAVLFVLMPIAEEHVPSVLVAIAVWGMLHFAVGAPLQTRVVDQARGAQNLASTLNQGAFNLGNALGAALGALVLTHGFGYRSLSLASSVVAAITAALTLLAMVWERTDRMKSDARLRMHGS, from the coding sequence ATGCGTAAGCCACTGTTAGCTCTTGCCGTTGCCGCCTTCGGCATTGGCACAACAGAATTCATCATCATGGGACTGCTGCCGGATCTGGCGCGCGACTTCCATGTGTCCATCCCGAAAGCAGGCACACTGGTCAGCGCCTACGCGCTCGCAGTCACCATCGGTTCGCCGCTGCTGGTGTTGGCGCTAGCAAAGGTCGATCGCAAAAACGCTCTGATCCTTTTAATGACCCTATTCATCCTGGGCAACACGGCATGCGCACTTGCGCCAACATTCGGCCTGCTGCTGACGGCTCGCATTCTCACCGCATTGATGCACGGTTCATTTTTCGGCATCGGCAGCATCGTTGCATCGAACGTTGTCCCACGCGATCAACGCGCACGCGCCGTCGCCATCATGTTCAGCGGACTCACGCTGGCCAACGTTCTCGGTGTACCTGCAGGTACGGCGTTGGGACAAGCTTTCGGATGGCGAGCAGCCTTCGTTGCCATTGTGCCCATCGGCTTAATCGCAGCCATAGGTGTGTGGCGACTGGTGCCGCATCAACACTCGGAACCAGTCCACCTGAAGCATGAATTGAAATCTGTCATGCGTCGCGGCGTGCTGACAACGCTCGCTATCAGCACGTTGTCGTCCGTATCAATGTTCTGCATCCTGACGTACATCACTCCCATTCTGGAAGACGTCACACACATCTCGCCGCACGGCGTAACAGGCGTGCTGGTGCTGTTTGGGGTTTCCATCACAGTCGGCAACCTGCTGGGCGGCGTAATGGCGGACTGGAAAGGGATTCAAGCCGTTGCCTTTGGCTTTCTGGCTCTTGCGGTTCTCTTCGTGTTAATGCCGATAGCGGAAGAACATGTGCCGTCCGTATTGGTTGCGATCGCCGTGTGGGGCATGCTCCACTTCGCAGTAGGCGCACCTCTGCAGACGCGCGTGGTGGACCAGGCACGCGGTGCGCAGAACCTTGCATCCACACTGAATCAAGGCGCATTCAACCTGGGCAATGCATTGGGCGCAGCCTTGGGTGCACTTGTCCTCACGCATGGCTTCGGCTATCGCAGCTTGTCGTTGGCCAGCTCGGTCGTAGCTGCGATCACAGCCGCACTCACTCTGCTCGCCATGGTGTGGGAGCGAACAGATCGCATGAAGAGTGACGCGCGTCTTCGCATGCACGGAAGCTGA
- a CDS encoding GGDEF domain-containing protein, with translation MPAAPASPYEARRLAAVQKLRLLGTPAEERFDKITRLARHMFEVPMACLDIVGEKLAWLKSVQGFDGIEGLRKDSYCHYTVLDDGVCLVQDARTDTRVFDSVLADYWVFYAGAPLHFEGERVGVLCIGDSNPRDFDAEKMSSLIDLASLAERELQLAALSEAQVALAASHEELEMKARIDVLTHLWNRGAILEIANAECAAAQTDKPMAALMLDIDHFKTINDTHGHPAGDEVLRVVASRLRAAIRKSDAVGRYGGEEFLIILPDADLTAAADISERIRQEVASSPISFGELTIPVTCSIGYSIVQNTVQDAISSLIGRADSALYRAKSSGRNRVEVGAASCDEDVIADAVGV, from the coding sequence ATGCCCGCTGCACCGGCTTCTCCTTATGAAGCGCGGCGTCTTGCTGCAGTTCAAAAACTTCGCCTTTTGGGCACGCCAGCAGAAGAGCGTTTCGACAAGATCACACGCCTTGCACGCCACATGTTTGAAGTCCCCATGGCCTGCCTGGATATCGTGGGTGAAAAGCTCGCATGGCTGAAGAGCGTGCAGGGTTTTGATGGCATTGAGGGTCTGCGCAAAGACTCCTATTGCCATTACACCGTGTTGGATGACGGCGTTTGCCTGGTGCAGGATGCGCGCACCGATACACGCGTGTTCGACAGTGTTCTAGCAGACTACTGGGTGTTTTACGCCGGTGCACCGCTGCACTTTGAAGGAGAGCGTGTCGGCGTACTCTGCATCGGCGACAGCAATCCACGCGATTTTGATGCGGAGAAGATGAGCTCGCTCATCGATCTGGCATCGCTCGCCGAGCGTGAACTGCAATTGGCCGCACTGTCAGAAGCCCAGGTAGCCCTTGCTGCTTCTCATGAAGAGTTGGAGATGAAGGCGCGCATCGATGTGCTGACGCACCTGTGGAACCGCGGCGCCATTCTTGAAATTGCAAATGCAGAATGCGCGGCCGCACAAACAGACAAGCCCATGGCCGCACTCATGCTCGACATTGATCACTTCAAGACAATCAATGACACGCATGGTCATCCTGCTGGCGATGAGGTGCTGCGCGTCGTGGCATCGCGTTTGCGTGCGGCCATCCGCAAGAGCGATGCCGTCGGACGCTACGGCGGTGAGGAGTTCCTCATCATCCTGCCCGACGCGGATCTAACAGCAGCAGCAGATATCAGCGAACGCATCAGGCAAGAGGTTGCGTCCTCACCCATCTCGTTTGGAGAACTAACCATTCCCGTCACCTGCAGCATTGGCTATTCCATCGTGCAGAATACCGTACAGGACGCTATCAGTTCATTGATTGGCCGCGCTGACAGCGCACTCTATCGAGCCAAGTCTTCCGGACGCAATCGCGTGGAAGTGGGTGCTGCATCATGCGATGAAGATGTCATCGCTGACGCCGTCGGGGTCTAG
- a CDS encoding DUF4434 domain-containing protein: MMNRREFLAAMPAGAIALHVMPPAVKPIAGSWFEFQHSGAVQAVDWNSRCARFTTEQWQEKVREIAGTGMKYLVLIATALHYRAFWDTAIYPKYELACADPIEAVLAAADTCGVKFFIGAGFYGDLGSPGLISDADAMGKRLQSLEELVKQYGHHKSFYGWYWPDETQINPHFTPEYMTYVNMLSKHARALTPKAQILIAPYGTRLVKPDDEYLRQMDSMDVDIMAYQDEIGVQKTRIDELPRMFEGLRKVHDRAAKAKLWADVEIFEFEAKPYRSPVHAASFERVLQQMTAVSPYVDEILIYQYIGLVNKRGTKAVAGRGPAATEFYNNYQRWRGGSGAR; the protein is encoded by the coding sequence TTCAGCACAGCGGCGCGGTGCAGGCGGTTGATTGGAACAGCCGCTGTGCACGCTTTACCACTGAGCAGTGGCAGGAAAAGGTGCGCGAGATTGCCGGTACGGGCATGAAATACCTGGTGCTGATCGCCACCGCGCTGCACTATCGCGCGTTCTGGGATACGGCAATCTATCCGAAGTATGAGCTTGCGTGTGCCGATCCGATTGAGGCAGTGCTGGCAGCTGCGGATACGTGCGGTGTGAAGTTCTTCATCGGCGCGGGCTTTTATGGTGATCTGGGGTCGCCGGGACTGATCAGCGATGCGGATGCGATGGGCAAGCGGCTGCAGTCTCTTGAGGAACTTGTGAAGCAGTATGGCCACCACAAAAGTTTTTACGGCTGGTACTGGCCCGATGAGACGCAGATCAATCCGCACTTTACGCCCGAGTACATGACGTATGTGAACATGCTGTCGAAGCACGCTAGAGCATTGACGCCGAAGGCACAGATTCTGATTGCGCCGTATGGCACGCGGCTGGTGAAGCCCGACGATGAGTACCTGCGTCAGATGGATTCGATGGACGTGGACATCATGGCGTATCAGGACGAGATTGGCGTTCAGAAGACGCGCATTGATGAGTTGCCGCGCATGTTTGAAGGCTTGCGCAAGGTACATGATCGCGCGGCAAAGGCGAAGCTTTGGGCAGATGTGGAGATCTTTGAGTTTGAAGCGAAGCCGTATCGCTCGCCCGTGCATGCTGCGTCGTTTGAACGCGTGCTGCAGCAGATGACGGCGGTGTCTCCATATGTAGATGAGATTTTGATCTACCAATACATCGGGCTGGTGAACAAACGCGGTACGAAGGCTGTTGCCGGGCGCGGTCCTGCCGCGACTGAGTTTTATAACAACTACCAACGATGGCGCGGTGGCAGCGGCGCACGCTGA